Proteins encoded together in one Polaribacter reichenbachii window:
- a CDS encoding Spy/CpxP family protein refolding chaperone → MKKLIGIFVLVFVFTLTTQAQKKRGYKKAQMTVEQHTDLAVKRMTLALDLSDKQQNQIKPLIKAQAEERKAGMEKRKEARKSDTKPTADEMYAMQSKRLDAQIAFKSNMKKILNDEQFAKFEKMNKGRKMKGKKNKKDMKERRMAREK, encoded by the coding sequence ATGAAAAAATTAATAGGCATATTCGTTTTAGTATTCGTTTTTACTTTAACAACACAAGCACAGAAAAAAAGAGGATATAAAAAAGCACAAATGACTGTTGAACAACATACAGATTTAGCCGTTAAGAGAATGACTTTAGCTTTAGATTTATCTGACAAGCAACAAAATCAAATTAAACCTTTGATTAAAGCTCAAGCAGAAGAAAGAAAAGCAGGAATGGAAAAAAGAAAAGAGGCTAGAAAAAGTGATACTAAGCCAACAGCTGATGAAATGTATGCAATGCAAAGCAAACGTTTAGACGCTCAAATTGCATTTAAAAGCAATATGAAAAAAATCTTAAATGATGAACAATTTGCAAAATTTGAAAAAATGAACAAAGGCAGAAAAATGAAAGGGAAAAAGAATAAAAAAGATATGAAAGAGAGAAGAATGGCTAGAGAAAAATAA
- a CDS encoding gamma carbonic anhydrase family protein, with the protein MPIIKSVRGNHPQIPEDCYIAENATILGEVSLGSDCSIWFNAVIRGDVHFIKIGNKVNIQDGAVIHATYQKSPTTIGNNVSIGHNAIVHGCTIHDNVLVGMGSIIMDDCIIESNSIIAAGAVVTKNTKVESGSIYAGVPAKKVKDISEELISGEIDRIANNYLKYSSWFKE; encoded by the coding sequence ATGCCTATCATAAAATCAGTAAGAGGAAATCATCCACAAATACCAGAAGATTGTTATATCGCAGAAAACGCTACTATTTTAGGCGAAGTTTCTTTAGGTTCAGATTGTTCTATATGGTTTAATGCTGTAATTAGAGGAGATGTACATTTTATTAAAATTGGTAATAAAGTTAATATTCAAGATGGAGCAGTAATACACGCAACTTATCAAAAATCGCCTACCACAATTGGTAATAATGTTTCTATTGGGCATAATGCAATTGTGCACGGTTGTACAATTCACGATAATGTTTTAGTAGGTATGGGTTCAATTATTATGGATGATTGCATTATAGAATCGAATTCTATAATTGCAGCAGGTGCAGTAGTTACTAAAAACACAAAAGTAGAAAGTGGTAGTATTTATGCAGGTGTACCCGCTAAAAAAGTAAAAGACATTTCAGAAGAATTAATTTCTGGAGAAATTGATAGAATAGCCAATAATTATTTAAAGTATTCGAGTTGGTTTAAAGAGTAG